The Pempheris klunzingeri isolate RE-2024b chromosome 16, fPemKlu1.hap1, whole genome shotgun sequence genome includes the window AAGGTCCTTGACTCCACAGCCACAGAGTGCCACCTGAGGGCTGTTAGGCTAAGTTTGGTCAATGTGGCGGCAGAAAGAACCAATCGTGGTGAAGCATCCTTACCAAGAAGACCCCGTCCGAGTGTGTTCACTCAGTGCCAGATAGGTGCTCAGTCCTCAAACTTATGTTATTGTTTATCCAAAAGTGCAGTTTGGAAGTGACGTATGGAAGAATGAACAGCACAGAATCCACATGACGTCAGATTTCAAAGAGCAGGAAGTGGTGAGTCATACGGCAGGAGTCCCATTATGTCGACAAGCCACCAATCACGTTGTGAACAATGTAGCAGAGCTCGACGTAAATACATGAAGGTTATGCAGAAACCATGTGaaagataaatgtttttatggtttCGTCAGATTGCAAAAAGGTTCAACACCTCATTTCTACCAAAAGTAATTACTATACGGGAGTCCATTCAAGCAAGAGGGCTTTAAAAATCTACTGTCCCTCTATTCAAGGGCCTACCCAGGACAAAATATCCAGCTGAGCACTAAGCCACCCGCTCCTCACTCAGAGTGTGATACCCGAaggattttaatttttttatgtttttttggcAAAGCCTCATAAGTCTGGGCGACGCAGCCGAGTTGTATAATTTGGACAGAGGCAGATGTGTGATGATAGTGTCACATGGCAGTGGGGTCGGGGCAGTGGGGGTTAGAGaatgagtgtgggtgtgtgttgtgGGTGTTTAAGTGTCACCAAAACGCCGCTATGGGTGCAGAGAGGTGCTGCAGGCGGCTCTATGTGACCCAGGTGTCCAACCTCATGCGTTTGATGTTGCCTCCCTCCTGCTCTGGTTCGTTTGACGCCCTGAGGAGCTCCGCCGAGGGGCTGAAATCGGGCGGCACAGACCGGCTGGTTGGACCAGCGCTTCCTGTAGCACCGCTACCACTGCTGCCGCCGCCTCCACCCACGCCTCCCCCTGCACCTCCTCCGCCAGCTGCCCCGGCGTCATCACGATCGCTGCCTTCAAAGGAGCTGGCGTTGCTGCTTACGCTGTCAGCGGGTGAGCGGCCAGTCGGAGGCTCCAGGCACAGAAGGGAGCCGGGGTACTGTGGCGGTGCGGTCAGGATGGCTCCTCCTGAGGACGAGGACGGCGTGGTGGAAGATGGAGGAGGGCAAGGGGTGTTGCGATCCCGGCCGGGCGAGATGGGCTCAGACTTGATGCACACGCTGGAGTTTGTGTTGACGGTCAGCATGGTGCCTTGAGGTATATGGGTCACAGGCCTGAGAACGGgtacagaggacagagagaggagggcgtTGGAAGATAAGGGACAGAACAAAGAGGAAAGGcgagaaaaaacaacataaaagtgATGATTAACTGCTTGAGAAAGGCGTATGAGAAACTGGAAAGTCACTTGCGTCAAGACAAAAACCCACATTACAAGGCACAGCACCAACAGGGAGAAGCCACATTCGATTATTCAATAATCCAATCAATTCTGAGCCTTCAAAGCAAAAGTAACTCCCCCACAGCTCCAAAAAAGATCAACAGAACAGCCCAGGAAGCATGAAATGGCTTGTGTGACAGGGTGGTTCGCAGTGAGTCGGCTATGATGTGAAGAAACAACAgatgacaaacagaaaataatctcGGGTTAGAGAACATGGTGGAAACCGGAACTACGTCTCTTTCCTGTTTGACTGCAGACAGCACCAGACATGCTTAGCGGGAGCCAGCCAAAagcgcacagacacacaggaaaaaggAAGTGTGATACAGTACCGGCCCAACCACTCATCTCTACCCAAGAGCAGGTTGGACGGAGAGCCAACACTGTggggagaaaacaaaatgttggaGCCCAAACCAAAGGGAAGAGGTGGATTAGAAGGCATGTGTggagaaaagtgtgaaacattATTGCGAGCAAGGTTTCTTCAACAAGAgcaataatgttaataatgtcTCGgcatcagaaacacaaagactCTGATCTGCTGAATTTTTGTTCCAGTACATACAAATTCAGACACGAAAATCTTGTTTTCTGATCTACGAACACAGTGCACGAGGCAATGTAAGAATAAACGTGTTAGTCATGACAGCTCTGCACCTTGGCCTTACTACAGACTGTGTACGGTGGCCCAAAAGGACAAAAATGCATAGAAAACTGAATGAGAAAACATTAACATCTTGTCTAAGGGCTTTTCACCTTGGTAAGTTAGTGGTTGAATGCAGTATTTTCTTAACACCCACAGACCAAGAGTGAAAAACAGGATGAGCATATGAACCAGGATTTGTGGTTTGCTATGTGCTTTGTTTCTAGTGTTGGATTATGCTGAATGTTCCTGCTTGTATGCATTTTGGCATTTGCAGGATTTCATGATTTTGAGTGCTGGTCTATCACTCTTGCATATGTTTGATCCTTAGAGGccactgtatttgtgtgtgtttcggggcagtaacataaaataaactgtCTGATTGCTCAAAGCTGGGACGTGAAAATGGTAAAACTCATAATCAACCTTTACTGCAGTGTTACGATATTACGTTATTACTGAAAGGTTTGGCTGTAGAAAAAACATTACTAAaaacatttactgcatttattgTGCTACCAGCTAAGTGAAAGTAAAGATAATGTTAAAGCACAGTAGTTAAACCTCATATAGCTGGTGGCCTTGTTACTCCATATATAAACTAATAGAATGAAAAGTCAGTGTCTAGGGGCTATTAATTTTATTCAAACCAAATATTCTATTTAATCTTGTCTGTTATCTTAAAAAAATCGTAGTATTTCTTAACAGCTCAGACATGTACATTCTCCTAATTTTTCTCCTTTATAATTTTAAAGGTTAAAACgtggagacttttttttaagctaGTTCTTTGTTTTGACCTCTGAAAATCAATGCTTGGCTGCCTTTTTGgccacatgtactgtatgtagtgaacccccctcccccctacAGACAAGGTCATGACatttcacacacgcacacactagTAGTGGCTGTTCACCTCAGATTGGCAGCCAGACTGGACACCTGGCTAGACAGCTCGCTGCTCTGTTTGTCCACGCCCCACATGCTGTGGACAAGAGGAGAGAACACACTTCAAGAATCTGGTGTTCATGCTACGAAAAACCCAACCCGAACCCTGCAGCGTTCAGCTCACGCAGCTCCTGTCACACTGCAACTGTCCTCTGATCTCGCACAGAGGCTTCtcagtattcttttttttttttttttaatgaaatcttGATCtaaaatgggagaaaaaagtCAGAAATATCCGTAAAACGTGCTAAATCTTTCACTTTTTGGTTTTAAGTCTGACTCTGAGACTCAGTATCATCATGACTGAACAAAAGTGTGTTTACAATAAGGCTCAGAGGTGGGACAGCAACAATACACAAGGTCAATatacaaaaatgtgtgttttttcccaaaTATGAGGATTCTTTACattctttaatgttttatctCTTCATTCTTATTtagatgtgaaatgtttttcaggTATAATTTAAAGACGTTTCAATAAACTgtattactgtattactgtCTAAAtcactgtatttactgtaaataatgtCTTTGCACCAGTTGTGGAGACCATATGGTTTGTATTAAGGCTTGGAGACGTTTACCTTAGTCAGTATTAAGAATATCTGACTGACCTGATTTTTCTCACGTTGGTACATTGTGTTTGCCAGATGTTTTtccctgatgtgtgtgtttgtgagctggtccataaataaagtttttgcCACTGAAAGAGGCACGAATGCCAGAACACGGCACACAAGCATACAGTAAAATGGGAACACTTTGTCCAGTAACCtattacagcagcacagaggttTAGTGGAAGTCAAGAAAATATCCAATTTGATTGTTTAGTATATAAGAATATTACTACTTGCAGGGAGAAAAGTCGTTCAAGGAGCCTTAAGTGTCatcaaaaaaagaacaattaaaGCTAAAAAGATTTCTGATCATAATGATCCATTTGTGCAgttaatttgatatttatttgtgtctgtttgttacACAACCTaaagtaaatagtaaataatgaCTTCATTAATGTTTAATACATTAATTACTAATGCTTTATAGGTCAGATAGAAACCATATATTGATAAGTGCCTCGCCTTTTGGGTGTCCAGGTTGAAAAAATATCTCTTGCTGTTTGTCATCAACAAAACTtgacaatttttatttttaataagcCACCAGTTCTGCAGGTACAAATGCTACTTGGGTCATTAATAAAGGGTCTTTCAGACTCTGAAACCGTTTCCTGCACAATGTTTCATCCTGCTAAAGTGCACCAACTCTAGAAAACCTGAATACCAGATATTCAGATTGATGTTATGAAGAGGTTGAGATGGTGAGATGCTGGTGAGAGACTAATTCGCTAAAAAGGAATGTGAATTGCTTGCATATAAGGTCATGGTATGAATATCATGCAAGCTGACTGGGAAGGTCAGTGGTAAAGTATTTCAGTATTAACAGGGTTATCAGAAGAGTCGACTGAGAGCTTTTACACAGAAATTTGTCAGCCGCCACCATCATCCCTGACACCACTGATGGAGGAGCTTTTTGGAAACCAGATTTAGAGGAAAGACTGAGCGCTGAAgagaaaaacgaggaaaagactTACACCAAGTTGCTGAGTGATGCAAGATtaatttgttgttgctgttgctgtgcttgctgctgctgctgctgctgttgttgctgttgctgcggTTGCTGGGaaacagcctgctgctgttgccatgtGGATACACTGGTCGGCAACAAGCCGCCAGGTGACGCCAGAGCGTGTAAAGCAGTGATGTCTGCACTGGTCAGCTGATACTCTGAGAGGTCAAAggataaaaaacacattttcttaatttaatTCTCTTATTTTTAATACAGTTTTTAATGGTTTCTTTGTTCTACCAGCTAAAAATAGTACAGTCAAGTGTACGCTTAATTTAAGTATACTTAGTATACCTACATGTATGATCAATGTACTAAAATTGTGCTATTTTCAATAATTTACCTCATATGCTAATGACATGACACTGCTACTAGACATACTTAAATAGTACAGTCTTTTAGGTACATTTCATTGTATTGAAGTCACCATTAAGATGCACTTAAACATACTTCAGTGTTTGTACTAATGCTATACTTAAAAAATATACTTTACTAGCATGCTTCAATACAGTTTTCCAGATACTGTTAATATAGCACTTTTAGTACATGAATCATCCAATGAGCATGGCAGTACACTAAGCATAATTAAATTAAGTGTATTTttgcatacttttttttttatacctttaaTAATATATCTGTCGCTTATAAAAAACTACCTGTTGATATCCGCTTTTTTCCCCACTCACTGGGGTCGTGTGTGGAGCTCACCTGTGTTGTACGCTGTGGGCATGGCGGAGAAGGGCAGACCCTGTGCCAGGAGGCTCGGCGTGGCTACAGAGACCACTGGTGTGGTGAGCGTTTGAGCCACCTGAGCTCCTGCTGCCAGCCGCTGGGCGTTCTGCCAGAAAACGACATGGACATGTTCgtcacagcagaaacaagtgaCCAGTTCACATGTGGCTTCAAGCTAAGAGACTGGAGATAAAGTAAATTCTGACATGCTGGTAATGACAATGTACATATGGCTGGATTCATAATGATGTACTGAGTCAAGTAAATCTCAAACTTGAGTGGATTTACTATCAGGAGGTTCCTCATGACATGCATCAAAAACAGTTTCCTTGTTTTGAGTGTGCCATAAACAGACGTATTACATTAAAGGCAATTTATTCAACCTGTCACATGTAATTATGTATTAGGGTGGGGttttaaagtagtttttttttaggaatttACACAGTAGAGAGACGACAGGAAATTAGAGGTGATAGAAAAGGGGAAAGATTTGCAATAAAGGTTCCTGGCCAGACACAAACCGTGGATATTACAGTTCATGGTCAAAGCCTTGATATCAGGGCCTCCAGGGCACCCTGTGGGTGTATTTCAAATTCAGTTATTAAAgcacaatttaatttaatgcatCATATTGTGAAAGTGTCATATTTTCTACATACATGTTTAGACAGTTATTCTTAATTATTCTACAATTTACTGTGTAGGTTTCTCatcatacatacatgtacactATCTGAGGCTGCcactaattattttcattatcaactaTTCTGCCGATTAACTAAGTCCACAACTTATAGATATTCAGTTTTCCATCATGAAGGAACAAGAGAACTGACAAATATTCAGTTAAAAAGACGCAACCAgtgaatttttcatttattaaaaatgttgcaaTAATAATTCATAGATTCAGTGACTAATCACTGTACTTCTAATGCTACCTAATGcactgcacatactgtacacactgtatTTTCTATACTACTTTTTTGAGATTTAATACAGTTACGTTATGGTCGTCAACGCAGACTAAAACAAGCACTGAAAGCCATCTGTGACcttttgtttggcttttagTTGAATATGCAGCTCATTTCATCTTTCTCCAGTGGATGTCACTAAAGGCCTTACAGTATGTGGCTTGGGTGCACCCAAGCCACATACTGTAACCATTAACCATGTTATTATGTTTTAAACCTTCACTTTTAGAGAATGGTAACAGGATGCACACCTGCTgcctgttcagtgttttttctacATTAAATAAGAAATTTAGATGGCTGGCaaaatattcagtgtttctctAACACAGGTGCAGCAGACATGCTGCTAGATCTGTGAAACTGCAACCATGAGGTTTTCTTATTATGCACCTGCCCTGAAAGACACAAACCTCTGACGTAGCACAACTCTCCAGTGTCTGGTTCAGCTGAATTATAACACAGATAAAAGCAAACTGAGGCCATTTgttagaggaagaaaaaaaggtcTGCGTGGAAAAAGCCAAAGATACAATAATTCTGGTCTGAAATTACTCTCCTGAATTGTGAGACCTTATGAATGCAGATAATCCTGAGAGGAAACATTCGTCCAGAGTTATGACTGCAGCGCTGAATTtagactgagagaaaaagagagagagaggagatagaCCGGAGAGAGGGGCCAGATTCAATTAACTGCCTTTGTGAAGAAGTGAGGAGGGGCGGCAGGGTGAGAGTGATGAAAATTAATCACTATCCTCTGGAAAATGAGATTCTTGCCCATCAACTTTGAGTGGAATTGTAAAGGGGCGACTGACAATCAGCACCAGCAATAGAAAGCAACAGCCATCATCCCTCTCTGAGTGAATTCAGCTTAAATTAATATTAGATTTTAACAGGATAACAAGTTCTCTCAATCACTAAATTGTACCTGCAATCTTtagttatataataataattgatttctctttttaagattattttgttaAGTGTTGTGACGGTagacaggaaaagagagagagagtgagacagagagagagagaggtgtgaaATGCAACAAAGGTCACTGACTTGAATCAAGCCAACAGTGGGTTGCAACCACACGGTCATGTGGTTTGTGCTGTAACTACTCGCCTACCAAGTCGCTCCTCGATTTCccttttaaattttaatttttttcactACAAATAATATTTTAGGGAAAGCATCACCTATAGGGCTGCAAGTATTTTCATTACTGTTTAACTGGAGGATTATTTTAGAAGTTCatctatttattgttttgtttataaactgtaagaaaatagtaaaaaaatgTCCCAGAGGACATGGTGATGTAAGTATTTGTTGCAAATGCTTTGGAGCTACATATAAAGACGTGACTGAGGGAAAACACTTGACTGAAATGCCTTTAATGTAATGCCAGTTAGTTTTTAAACATCTCTAATTGACGATTTTGGTGGAAGGTGAAAATGAGAGTCTGTGCAAGTGTCAGTGAACAGGAAACATGCTCTGCAGTGCTTCGCACCACAATGCCAAGTGAAGACACCCATGCTTTAAGTGGCATCATATGATGAATTAAATGGGCCTGGTTTGAAACTAACAGGATCACTAAAGGACAATTTCTACAAATACTGTTGAGGTTTTTCTGCATTATCACTGAGAGGATCATGATCCTAACACTATGCAAAATGCTGGAACAACACATCCATGAACCCTGAACCACATGCAGTCAGGTGGGAACCACAAGCTGAATCCCAAGAGATGTCAGTGGAGcaagaccaaaacaatgagaaactTTTGTACACTGTTGTAACCATGCTAATAATGTGCGGACAGTCGATAGCCATCAACTCATGCGAGTGACTGACGTGAGGAAAAATCACCTCGTTTACCAATTCCAGCTCATCCTCTGTCTGCAAAGGGTGGTAACAGAGAGAGTTACAGCTCTGAATCATATAAGTAACTAACAGTAaatagagttaaaaaaaaaaaaaaaatcaatcaatactAATAAAACTATCTAACCACACAGTCCATTTAGCAGCTGTTCTGTAGCATTTGATCATATCACAAGTATCATTCTCAACTTTTAAGCCAACATGGACCAAAAGTCTTTAAACCTGCAGAAATGCAGACAAAAAACATATTATCACTCTATAGCCTCTTTAAGTTAAAATTGTGACCAGATGCCTGGTTATATACCATCAGTCACCTGGGAAAACTGAACATTGGAAATTACTCCAAACCAGAAAACAAGCAGTTTCATTTGGGGCCCGTTTTATCACTTTTTgacaacaaaacatattttactttatacaCTGACCACTCTCAGCTATTTGACTGTGTGGAAACTGTTCCAACTATCCCATATTCCCTAGACCCCAACaaaagggagaagagaaagaagaagcagTTGGGGAGACCAATCAAATCACTTTGGGGCTTGGCCAGTTCGGAGCACCTTCCCATTGGCTGTATGGGCTGTCACTAGATTTGTGGTGTGTTTAAGTGctataaattaaataaagtttCATGCACACACTTTAGAAACAGTGTAAAACAGCTACATGTTGTCTCCCCCATAATAAACATTGAATAGATTTTTGAACTCAGGGCAGGAACGTCATTCCCACCTGGCGCTCTCATGCTTTCCCATTCCCAGCACtggctgtaaaacaaaaataatgggCCGAGAGACTTTAAAATGCTCCATAGAACCAAGAGGAACTGCATGCTATAAATTTTCTGTGGGTCTGTCACTACAAGTGACCCGTTTCATATAAAAGTAGTAATGTGATCcattgta containing:
- the LOC139215133 gene encoding myocyte-specific enhancer factor 2D homolog isoform X2; translation: MGRKKIQIQRITDERNKQVTFTKRKFGLMKKAYELSVLCDCEIALIIFNHANKLFQYASTDMDKVLLKYTEYNEPHESRTNADIIETLRKKGFNGCDSPEPDGEDSIDQSPLNDDKYRKTTEDLDVLFKRYGQSTAPPQTFSMPVTVQSSNQSTLQFSNPGNALVTTSYVTSSSLTDTHLLSPQQPALQRNTVSPGLPQRPASAGALLGGDLNNSNGGCPSPVPNGYTSARASPGLLTVSNGNSLGKVVPAKSPPPPPSPQMVNSRKPDLRVITSQGGKSLMQMNAQRLAAGAQVAQTLTTPVVSVATPSLLAQGLPFSAMPTAYNTEYQLTSADITALHALASPGGLLPTSVSTWQQQQAVSQQPQQQQQQQQQQQQAQQQQQQINLASLSNLVMWGVDKQSSELSSQVSSLAANLSVGSPSNLLLGRDEWLGRPVTHIPQGTMLTVNTNSSVCIKSEPISPGRDRNTPCPPPSSTTPSSSSGGAILTAPPQYPGSLLCLEPPTGRSPADSVSSNASSFEGSDRDDAGAAGGGGAGGGVGGGGGSSGSGATGSAGPTSRSVPPDFSPSAELLRASNEPEQEGGNIKRMRLDTWVT
- the LOC139215133 gene encoding myocyte-specific enhancer factor 2D homolog isoform X3; this encodes MGRKKIQIQRITDERNKQVTFTKRKFGLMKKAYELSVLCDCEIALIIFNHANKLFQYASTDMDKVLLKYTEYNEPHESRTNADIIETLRKKGFNGCDSPEPDGEDSIDQSPLNDDKYRKTTEDLDVLFKRYGQQSTAPPQTFSMPVTVQSSNQSTLQFSNPGNALVTTSYVTSSSLTDTHLLSPQQPALQRNTVSPGLPQRPASAGALLGGDLNNSNGGCPSPVPNGYTSARASPGLLTVSNGNSLGKVVPAKSPPPPPSPQMVNSRKPDLRVITSQGGKSLMQMNAQRLAAGAQVAQTLTTPVVSVATPSLLAQGLPFSAMPTAYNTEYQLTSADITALHALASPGGLLPTSVSTWQQQQAVSQQPQQQQQQQQQQQQAQQQQQQINLASLSNLVMWGVDKQSSELSSQVSSLAANLRPVTHIPQGTMLTVNTNSSVCIKSEPISPGRDRNTPCPPPSSTTPSSSSGGAILTAPPQYPGSLLCLEPPTGRSPADSVSSNASSFEGSDRDDAGAAGGGGAGGGVGGGGGSSGSGATGSAGPTSRSVPPDFSPSAELLRASNEPEQEGGNIKRMRLDTWVT
- the LOC139215133 gene encoding myocyte-specific enhancer factor 2D homolog isoform X1, which produces MGRKKIQIQRITDERNKQVTFTKRKFGLMKKAYELSVLCDCEIALIIFNHANKLFQYASTDMDKVLLKYTEYNEPHESRTNADIIETLRKKGFNGCDSPEPDGEDSIDQSPLNDDKYRKTTEDLDVLFKRYGQQSTAPPQTFSMPVTVQSSNQSTLQFSNPGNALVTTSYVTSSSLTDTHLLSPQQPALQRNTVSPGLPQRPASAGALLGGDLNNSNGGCPSPVPNGYTSARASPGLLTVSNGNSLGKVVPAKSPPPPPSPQMVNSRKPDLRVITSQGGKSLMQMNAQRLAAGAQVAQTLTTPVVSVATPSLLAQGLPFSAMPTAYNTEYQLTSADITALHALASPGGLLPTSVSTWQQQQAVSQQPQQQQQQQQQQQQAQQQQQQINLASLSNLVMWGVDKQSSELSSQVSSLAANLSVGSPSNLLLGRDEWLGRPVTHIPQGTMLTVNTNSSVCIKSEPISPGRDRNTPCPPPSSTTPSSSSGGAILTAPPQYPGSLLCLEPPTGRSPADSVSSNASSFEGSDRDDAGAAGGGGAGGGVGGGGGSSGSGATGSAGPTSRSVPPDFSPSAELLRASNEPEQEGGNIKRMRLDTWVT